One stretch of Halalkalicoccus tibetensis DNA includes these proteins:
- a CDS encoding orc1/cdc6 family replication initiation protein: MDHNENPFQDEDLIFAWKQPLKKDSYEPDEIMHRDEEIKLYTNSLQDIVEGHEPNNVFVYGPTGVGKTAVTKWMREKLQREAQRRSVPLHIVGPINCRHYKTAYRLVTTIVNELRPADDQVAESGHSTDRVFNFLYEEIESLGGNVLLILDEIDNIPPDARNDFLYDLPRAEANEDTPISDAKIGLIGISNNLKFVDALEPKVKSTLGEREIEFGPYNASQLGDILTYYADLAFKGDVLDDDVIPLAAAFAAQERGDVRQGLRILEKAGEYARMEGSSIVDEDHVREATENIETDEILDYFDDKLSIQQGLAYISTTLMVIEPQKEARTKHIYNLYTKLAASANADQVSERKFYEFLDQLCMLGLARSTERNLGRKGGRTYIYEVTDTPEDIIKACEQDSRLGGVLPSNVYEILEHYQKGQATSYQAPDKLEAEQRDLFRFA, encoded by the coding sequence ATGGATCACAACGAGAACCCATTTCAGGACGAGGATCTGATCTTTGCCTGGAAACAGCCGCTCAAGAAGGACTCCTATGAGCCCGACGAGATCATGCATCGAGACGAAGAGATCAAGCTCTATACGAACTCTCTTCAAGATATCGTCGAAGGTCATGAACCGAATAACGTCTTCGTGTACGGACCGACAGGTGTTGGGAAAACCGCTGTAACGAAGTGGATGCGCGAGAAGTTACAGCGCGAGGCTCAGCGACGATCAGTACCGCTTCATATCGTCGGACCAATTAACTGCCGCCACTACAAGACCGCGTATCGGCTCGTTACGACGATCGTCAACGAACTACGACCAGCAGACGATCAAGTAGCTGAAAGCGGCCATAGCACAGATCGTGTTTTCAACTTCCTCTATGAAGAAATCGAATCGCTCGGCGGCAACGTCCTCCTCATTCTCGACGAGATCGACAACATTCCTCCAGATGCTCGTAACGACTTCCTCTATGACCTCCCACGAGCTGAAGCCAACGAAGATACACCAATCAGCGATGCAAAAATCGGTCTCATTGGTATCTCTAACAATCTAAAATTCGTCGATGCACTTGAGCCAAAAGTGAAATCGACATTGGGGGAACGAGAGATCGAGTTTGGCCCATATAATGCGAGCCAACTAGGAGATATCCTTACTTATTACGCAGATCTCGCCTTCAAAGGCGATGTCCTTGATGATGATGTTATCCCGCTTGCTGCAGCATTCGCGGCACAGGAGCGTGGCGACGTTCGACAGGGACTTCGTATCTTAGAAAAAGCCGGTGAGTATGCACGAATGGAGGGGTCGTCGATCGTCGACGAAGACCATGTTCGTGAAGCGACAGAAAATATTGAGACAGATGAAATTCTCGACTACTTCGACGACAAACTCTCAATTCAGCAAGGATTAGCCTATATCTCAACGACACTGATGGTCATCGAACCACAAAAAGAAGCTCGGACAAAGCATATCTATAACCTATATACGAAACTCGCCGCTTCAGCTAATGCGGACCAAGTTTCCGAACGCAAGTTCTACGAATTTCTGGATCAACTTTGTATGCTTGGGCTTGCACGCTCGACTGAGCGTAATCTCGGCCGTAAAGGTGGCCGGACCTATATCTATGAAGTCACCGATACTCCCGAGGACATCATCAAAGCTTGCGAACAGGATAGTCGCCTCGGTGGTGTCCTTCCCAGTAATGTCTATGAAATCCTTGAGCACTACCAGAAGGGACAAGCAACCTCATACCAGGCTCCCGATAAACTTGAGGCTGAACAACGGGACCTCTTCCGATTTGCATAG
- a CDS encoding nucleotidyltransferase domain-containing protein: MNHETETKSSLGASVSLSIPARDPDLFKHKATSDVLLFLINHRFGDFSLRKIASHTGHSHQSVRRAVTVLSSNKLVVESPESNQRLVQINRNRLSIPDDPILRIPQPEYHRPVKAAVEELHEKISDVVGIILYGSVARGEADRRSDIDLWVLTRSGRAESQREANAVARDLEEVSFDGDRYAYDIDVEAVQAIPTYTEDIREIVVSGIPIYKTSDFETVENLLLEEGSKDTDGGKDG; the protein is encoded by the coding sequence ATGAACCACGAGACGGAAACGAAGAGCTCTCTAGGGGCTTCGGTTTCGCTCTCTATACCTGCTCGTGACCCGGATTTATTCAAACACAAGGCAACCAGCGATGTCCTCCTCTTTTTAATTAACCATCGGTTCGGTGATTTCTCGCTTCGAAAGATTGCAAGCCACACTGGGCACTCACATCAGTCTGTGCGACGAGCTGTAACTGTCCTCAGTTCGAATAAACTGGTCGTTGAATCACCGGAAAGTAACCAGCGACTCGTTCAGATCAACCGCAATCGACTCTCTATTCCGGATGACCCGATTCTCCGAATTCCCCAGCCAGAATACCACCGACCTGTGAAAGCGGCGGTAGAAGAGCTTCACGAGAAGATCAGTGATGTAGTTGGCATCATCCTCTACGGGAGTGTCGCTCGGGGAGAAGCTGACCGACGAAGTGATATCGATCTCTGGGTGCTTACTCGATCCGGACGGGCTGAAAGTCAACGGGAAGCGAACGCCGTTGCTCGTGACCTCGAGGAGGTATCATTCGATGGGGACCGGTATGCATATGATATTGACGTTGAGGCTGTCCAAGCAATTCCAACCTATACTGAGGATATTCGGGAAATCGTCGTTTCGGGAATCCCGATCTACAAGACAAGTGACTTCGAAACCGTCGAAAACCTCCTGTTGGAGGAAGGAAGCAAGGATACGGACGGAGGTAAGGATGGGTAG
- a CDS encoding DNA-binding protein: protein MGSGSDPNAVLTALGRAQDAFEMVGRGRTEFEEGISANVDWKTQLTKACRLLEVVETLQLQDGYYTAVIEICFGAIERSIEAYALSMTNDTLQDFQDHQFSYDRAHQIGLFERETADEMKALYSDNRTESYYGGGRPTAEQADAMTELAIAVHEFSVSQIREGGVCLCD, encoded by the coding sequence ATGGGTAGTGGTTCAGATCCGAACGCGGTTCTCACGGCACTAGGACGCGCCCAGGATGCCTTCGAGATGGTTGGACGAGGTCGGACAGAGTTCGAGGAAGGAATTAGCGCCAATGTAGATTGGAAGACACAGCTCACAAAAGCATGTAGGCTTCTCGAAGTTGTCGAAACACTCCAACTTCAGGATGGGTATTATACTGCCGTCATCGAGATCTGTTTTGGGGCTATTGAACGATCGATCGAGGCGTATGCCCTCTCGATGACGAACGATACGCTCCAGGACTTCCAGGATCACCAGTTCAGTTACGACCGTGCACACCAAATTGGACTGTTCGAGAGGGAGACCGCAGACGAGATGAAGGCTCTCTATAGCGATAATCGGACCGAGAGTTATTACGGAGGTGGCAGACCGACAGCGGAGCAAGCCGATGCAATGACTGAATTAGCGATCGCTGTCCACGAGTTCTCGGTGAGTCAAATCCGAGAAGGTGGCGTCTGTTTGTGTGACTAA